The Populus trichocarpa isolate Nisqually-1 chromosome 2, P.trichocarpa_v4.1, whole genome shotgun sequence genome has a window encoding:
- the LOC7461819 gene encoding AP-4 complex subunit mu isoform X1, producing MISQFFVLSQRGDNIVFRDYRGEVPKGSAEIFFRKVKFWKEDGEEEAPPVFNVDGVNYFHVKVVGLLFVATTRVNVSPSLVLELLQRIARVIKDYLGVLNEDSLRKNFVLVYELLDEVIDFGYVQTTSTELLKSYVFNEPLVVDAARLQPLSPAAIFMQGTKRMPGTAVTKSVVANEPGGRKREEIFVDIIEKISVTFSSSGYILTSEIDGTIQMKSYLSGNPEIRLALNEDLSIGRGDYRSSFGSGSVILDDCNFHESVRLDNFDLDRTLTLVPPDGEFPVMNYRMTQEFKPPFRINTLIEEAGALKAEVILKVSAEFPSSITANTIIVQMPLPKYTTRVNFELEPGALGQTTDFKEANRRLEWGLKKIVGGSEHTLRAKLTFSQELHGNITKEAGPVSMTFTIPMYNASRLQVKYLQIAKKSSTYNPYRWVRYVTQANSYVARI from the exons atgaTCTCTCAATTCTTCGTGCTCTCGCAGCGAGGCGACAATATTGTCTTTCGCGATT ATCGCGGTGAAGTTCCAAAAGGAAGTGCAGAAATATTTTTCCGCAAAGTCAAGTTTTGGAAGGAAGACGGAGAAGAAGAGGCCCCCCCTGTCTTT AATGTGGATGGTGTAAACTACTTTCATGTGAAAGTAGTTGGATTATTATTTGTTGCAACCACGAGAGTAAATGTGTCACCTTCTCTGGTCTTGGAACTTTTACAAAGGATTGCTCGTGTTATCAAAGATTATCTTGGGGTTCTCAATGAAGATTCTCTTCGGAAAAACTTTGTGCTCGTGTATGAGTTGCTTGATGAAGTCATT GATTTTGGTTATGTACAAACCACGTCCACTGAACTGTTGAAGTCCTATGTATTCAATGAGCCACTTGTGGTCGATGCTGCACGTTTGCAACCTCTGAGTCCTGCTGCCATTTTCATG CAAGGGACAAAAAGGATGCCAGGTACAGCTGTCACAAAGTCTGTTGTTGCAAATGAGCCAGGGGGTAGGAAGAGGGAGGAAATCTTTGTGGATATAATTGAGAAAATCAGTGTGACATTCAGCTCTAGT GGATATATATTGACTTCTGAAATTGATGGCACCATTCAAATGAAGAGCTATCTTTCTGGAAATCCAGAAATCCGATTAGCCCTTAACGAGGACTTGAGCATAGGAAGAGGTG ATTATAGAAGTTCATTTGGGTCAGGCTCAGTGATACTTGATGATTGTAATTTCCATGAGTCTGTACGTCTAGATAATTTTGATCTGGATAGAACTTTGACTCTG GTACCGCCAGATGGTGAATTTCCTGTCATGAATTATCGGATGACTCAGGAATTTAAACCTCCTTTTCGCATTAATACTTTGATAGAAGAAGCAGGTGCACTTAAG GCTGAAGTGATTCTTAAAGTATCTGCTGAATTTCCCTCAAGCATTACCGCAAACACAATCATTGTACAGATGCCACTGCCAAAATATACCACCAG AGTTAATTTTGAGTTGGAACCTGGAGCACTTGGGCAAACAACAGATTTCAAGGAAGCAAATAGGAGGCTTGAATGGGGATTAAAGAAG ATTGTTGGGGGATCAGAGCATACCTTACGTGCAAAGCTGACATTTTCACAGGAGTTGCATG GGAATATCACAAAGGAAGCTGGACCAGTTAGCATGACATTCACAATTCCGATGTATAATGCTTCACGTCTTCAG GTGAAATACTTGCAGATAGCAAAGAAATCAAGTACATATAATCCATATCGATGGGTGAGATACGTTACACAGGCCAATTCCTATGTTGCCCGTATATGA
- the LOC7461819 gene encoding AP-4 complex subunit mu isoform X13 translates to MISQFFVLSQRGDNIVFRDYRGEVPKGSAEIFFRKVKFWKEDGEEEAPPVFNVDGVNYFHVKVVGLLFVATTRVNVSPSLVLELLQRIARVIKDYLGVLNEDSLRKNFVLVYELLDEVIDFGYVQTTSTELLKSYVFNEPLVVDAARLQPLSPAAIFMQGTKRMPGTAVTKSVVANEPGGRKREEIFVDIIEKISVTFSSSGYILTSEIDGTIQMKSYLSGNPEIRLALNEDLSIGRGDYRSSFGSGSVILDDCNFHESVRLDNFDLDRTLTLVPPDGEFPVMNYRMTQEFKPPFRINTLIEEAGALKAEVILKVSAEFPSSITANTIIVQMPLPKYTTRVNFELEPGALGQTTDFKEANRRLEWGLKKIVGGSEHTLRAKLTFSQELHGNITKEAGPVSMTFTIPMYNASRLQVKYLQIAKKSSTYNPYRWVRYVTQANSYVARI, encoded by the exons atgaTCTCTCAATTCTTCGTGCTCTCGCAGCGAGGCGACAATATTGTCTTTCGCGATT ATCGCGGTGAAGTTCCAAAAGGAAGTGCAGAAATATTTTTCCGCAAAGTCAAGTTTTGGAAGGAAGACGGAGAAGAAGAGGCCCCCCCTGTCTTT AATGTGGATGGTGTAAACTACTTTCATGTGAAAGTAGTTGGATTATTATTTGTTGCAACCACGAGAGTAAATGTGTCACCTTCTCTGGTCTTGGAACTTTTACAAAGGATTGCTCGTGTTATCAAAGATTATCTTGGGGTTCTCAATGAAGATTCTCTTCGGAAAAACTTTGTGCTCGTGTATGAGTTGCTTGATGAAGTCATT GATTTTGGTTATGTACAAACCACGTCCACTGAACTGTTGAAGTCCTATGTATTCAATGAGCCACTTGTGGTCGATGCTGCACGTTTGCAACCTCTGAGTCCTGCTGCCATTTTCATG CAAGGGACAAAAAGGATGCCAGGTACAGCTGTCACAAAGTCTGTTGTTGCAAATGAGCCAGGGGGTAGGAAGAGGGAGGAAATCTTTGTGGATATAATTGAGAAAATCAGTGTGACATTCAGCTCTAGT GGATATATATTGACTTCTGAAATTGATGGCACCATTCAAATGAAGAGCTATCTTTCTGGAAATCCAGAAATCCGATTAGCCCTTAACGAGGACTTGAGCATAGGAAGAGGTG ATTATAGAAGTTCATTTGGGTCAGGCTCAGTGATACTTGATGATTGTAATTTCCATGAGTCTGTACGTCTAGATAATTTTGATCTGGATAGAACTTTGACTCTG GTACCGCCAGATGGTGAATTTCCTGTCATGAATTATCGGATGACTCAGGAATTTAAACCTCCTTTTCGCATTAATACTTTGATAGAAGAAGCAGGTGCACTTAAG GCTGAAGTGATTCTTAAAGTATCTGCTGAATTTCCCTCAAGCATTACCGCAAACACAATCATTGTACAGATGCCACTGCCAAAATATACCACCAG AGTTAATTTTGAGTTGGAACCTGGAGCACTTGGGCAAACAACAGATTTCAAGGAAGCAAATAGGAGGCTTGAATGGGGATTAAAGAAG ATTGTTGGGGGATCAGAGCATACCTTACGTGCAAAGCTGACATTTTCACAGGAGTTGCATG GGAATATCACAAAGGAAGCTGGACCAGTTAGCATGACATTCACAATTCCGATGTATAATGCTTCACGTCTTCAG